In one window of Thermodesulfobacteriota bacterium DNA:
- the bioA gene encoding adenosylmethionine--8-amino-7-oxononanoate transaminase, with product MKKKTAGLVGLDKNHVWHPFTQMREWEASDPLVIERGQGSYLIDTEGRRYLDGVSSLWVNVHGHRKREVDRAIKEQLGRIAHSTLLGLANVPSIKLAERLVKAAPKGLTRVFYSDNGSTAVEIALKMAFQFCEETAKPGKKRFVAFTGAYHGDTFGSMSVGEIDIFVKKYRPLLFRPFRAPYPYCYRCPIKAKKAFPDCKTACLKAFEDVLKKHHKEIAACVIEPILQGAAGVVISPPGFLKEVRRLTKKYDVLLIADEVATGFGRTGHMFACDAEKVSPDFLCLAKGLTGGYLPLAATLTTDRVYKAFLGKYEEYKSFFHGHTYTGNPLGCAAAIASLDVFEKEKVLQKLAPKVNIFNVLLEKLKGLPHVGDVRRIGLVAGIELVKDKRTKEAYTARERVGYRACLRARDYGVILRPLGDVVVIMPPLSATAREIEKIVDAAYRGIREITEGIAQ from the coding sequence ATGAAAAAAAAGACAGCCGGGCTAGTCGGGCTGGATAAAAACCACGTGTGGCATCCCTTCACGCAGATGCGCGAATGGGAGGCTTCCGACCCCCTTGTAATCGAGCGGGGACAAGGGAGCTACCTCATCGATACCGAGGGCAGGCGCTACCTGGACGGCGTATCCTCCCTTTGGGTCAATGTCCACGGCCACAGGAAAAGGGAGGTAGACCGGGCCATAAAAGAGCAGCTGGGCCGAATCGCCCACTCGACTCTCCTCGGGCTCGCAAACGTCCCATCCATAAAACTTGCGGAAAGGCTCGTAAAGGCCGCGCCGAAGGGGCTTACCAGGGTCTTCTATTCGGACAACGGCTCTACTGCCGTCGAGATAGCCCTCAAGATGGCCTTCCAGTTCTGTGAAGAGACCGCAAAACCCGGGAAGAAACGGTTCGTCGCCTTCACCGGGGCCTATCACGGCGACACCTTCGGGTCAATGAGCGTCGGCGAGATAGACATATTCGTAAAGAAGTACAGGCCGCTCCTCTTCAGGCCCTTCCGCGCTCCATACCCGTACTGCTACAGGTGCCCGATCAAGGCGAAAAAAGCCTTCCCGGACTGCAAGACCGCGTGCCTCAAGGCTTTCGAGGATGTGTTAAAGAAGCACCACAAGGAGATCGCGGCCTGCGTGATCGAGCCGATCCTTCAGGGCGCGGCGGGCGTGGTCATCTCGCCCCCCGGGTTCCTCAAGGAAGTAAGAAGGCTTACGAAAAAATATGACGTCCTCCTCATAGCCGACGAGGTCGCTACAGGCTTCGGCAGGACCGGCCATATGTTCGCCTGCGATGCCGAAAAGGTCTCCCCTGATTTCCTCTGCCTTGCCAAGGGCCTTACAGGGGGCTACCTCCCGCTTGCCGCGACCCTCACGACGGACAGGGTCTATAAGGCATTTTTAGGCAAATACGAGGAGTACAAGAGCTTCTTCCACGGGCACACCTATACCGGGAACCCGCTAGGTTGCGCTGCCGCAATCGCCAGCCTCGATGTATTTGAAAAGGAAAAGGTGCTGCAAAAACTCGCACCAAAAGTGAATATTTTCAACGTGTTACTTGAGAAGCTTAAAGGACTGCCGCATGTCGGCGACGTCAGGCGGATAGGGCTCGTTGCCGGGATAGAGCTCGTAAAGGACAAAAGGACGAAAGAGGCCTACACTGCCCGCGAGCGGGTGGGCTACCGGGCCTGCCTCCGCGCCAGGGACTACGGGGTAATACTCCGGCCCCTCGGGGACGTTGTCGTCATAATGCCGCCCTTGAGCGCTACCGCAAGAGAAATAGAGAAGATAGTGGATGCGGCCTACAGGGGGATAAGGGAGATTACGGAGGGCATTGCCCAGTGA